The DNA region CTCGGCAACGACCTGCTGATCGTCACGGGCGCCCTGGTCGGCTCCTCCGGTGCGTATCTGTCCTATCTGATGTGCCAGGCGATGAACCGCTCCTTCCTGTCCGTCATCGCCGGCGGCTTCGGCATCGAGGCGCCGTCGGGCCCGGACGTGGAATACGGCGAGCACCAGGAGATCACCGCCGAAGGCGTCGCCGAACTCCTGGAGGCGGCACGCTCGGTCATCATCACCCCCGGGTACGGGATGGCCGTCGCCCAGGCGCAGTACCCGGTCGCGGAACTCACCGAGAAGCTGCGCGCGAAGGGGATCGAGGTCCGCTTCGGCATCCACCCGGTGGCGGGGCGGCTGCCCGGGCACATGAACGTGCTGCTCGCCGAGGCGAAGGTGCCGTACGACATCGTCTTCGCCATGGACGAGATCAACGAGGACTTCGCCGACACGGACGTCGTCCTCGTCATCGGCGCCAACGACACCGTCAACCCGGCCGGGACGGAGGACCCGAGCAGCCCGCTCGCCGGCATGCCCGTGCTCACCGTCTGGGAGGCGGACAAGGTCATCGTCTTCAAGCGGTCGATGGCATCCGGCTACGCCGGGGTCCAGAACCCGCTGTTCTTCCGCGAGAACACGGCGATGCTCTTCGGCGACGCGAAACAGCGGGTGGAGGACATCGTCACCGAACTCTGACGCGGAGTCCGTGGTGCTTTCCGCGGTGCTCTCCGTGGGCGTCTCCGTGGTGAGCACGGATGTGGTCCGTGGCCCCGCTCGGAAGACTGGGGTCACGGCGATCACGCCACCACCACCGACAGGGGGAGACACCATGACAAGCACCACGAACAGCACCACGACCACCGCGTACGAGGGCTTCACCGCCGAGGAGCGGGCGGCGATGAAGGACCACGCCCGCGAGACCAAGGCGGCGGCCGCACGGCGCGGCTCCAAGGCGGAGAAGGCCGCACAGGCGGTGGCCGACGTGCTCGCGAAGATCGCCGAGATGAGCGACACGGACCGGGCCATGGCCGAACGGATCCACGCCGTCGTCACCGCCACGGCCCCCGGCCTCACTCCGAAGCTCTGGTACGGCATGCCCGCCTACGCCGACGAGGCCGGCAAGATCGTCTGCTTCTTCCAGAGCGCCGAGAAGTTCAAGGCCCGCTACGCCACCCTCGGCTTCAGCGACCAGGCCCGCCTGGACGACGGCCCGATGTGGGCCGCCGGCTACGCCCTCACCGAGGTCACTCCGGAGGTCGAGGAGCGGATCGCCGCCCTGGTGACCCGCGCCGTCGGCACGGCCTGACCACGGGCCGCGGGCACGATGCCGAGTGCCGCGAGGGCCGCCGTGCCCTCCGGCGCACGGCCCCCGCCCGCGAGCAGCAGGCTGCGCGCCGCCTGGTACGGGCAGTGCGCCGCCTCGAACGCGCCCGCCGTGGCGAGGAGTCGGTCCCGGTCGCCGGTCAACAGGGCCTCGGCACGGTCGACTTGGGCGGTGGCCAGCGGATTGCCCGCGACCAGGCGGCGGGCCGCCGCGATACGGGCGGGCGCCTCCGGACGGCCGGCGAGGACCGAGGCCTCGGCGCGCAGCGCCACATACCCGTGCAGCCACACCCAGCAGACCCACTTCCAGACCTCCTCCGGCTCCGGCGCGAGCCGGTCCAGGGCTGCCTCCGGGTCGCCGTCGTGCAGCAGGACCGTGGCGTCGAAGACCGCGCCGAAGCCGTGGCGGTGGTCGAGGACGGGGCCCGCCTGGTCCGCGATGCCGAGCCAGGCCGCCCGGGCCGCGTCGTCACCGCGCAGACCGTGGACCATGGCGACGGCCGCCGCGGCCGGGCCGAGCACGAACGAGCGCTGCCGGCCGCTGCGTTCCCATGCGGTACGGAACCGGTCGGCGCCCTGCAGCACGGCGTCCGCGCGGCCGGCCAGGGCCTCCGTGACGAGGAGCCAGGACGTGGCGTGGTGGCCGGCCTCCGAAAGGAGGGGATGGGCGGCGAGCTGCGCGCTCCACCTGCGGGCCCGTACGAGGTCGCCGACGCCGAGCGCGTTGCCGGCGGCCATCGCCAGGGCGTCGAGCCGCTCGTGAGTGGGAGCGGGGGAGGGCGGCAGCGGCGCGAGGAGTTCGATCCGGCGGCGGGCGGCGGCCGCCGCGCCGAACGGGTCACCGGCCCAACTCCACGCCCCGGACAGGGCGTCGAGCGCCGCCGACTCCGCCACCGGATCGCCCGCCGCGCGGGCAAGCGCCACGGCCCGCTCCGCGTACGCGACCGTCTCCACCGCCGAGTTCTCCGCGTCGCCCTGCACCGCGCCGTACGCGTCCGCCGTCACCGCCGCCTCCGCGAGCGCGACGGCCGCGTCCCCGCCCGGATCGCCCGCCCCGGCCAGCCTGCGCGCCTCCATGAGCAGACCCGTCACCTCTGCCGCCTCGGGGAGCCGGGCGAAGGTGCTGGAGTAGCGGTACGCGACGGTCGCCGCGGCCGCCAGCGCGCGCCCGGCGCCGACCTCGTCGCCCGCACGCAACGCGGCCCGCGCGGCGGCCCGGTACAGCCGGAACATGTCCTCGCCGCTCCGCCGGCACCCGGCCACCTCGGCGGCCTCGCGCAGCGCCAGGACCGCGTCGGCGTCCCCGCCGAGCCCGGCCGCCTGCTCGTACCGCTCCTGCGACTCGCTGAGCAGCTGCCGGTTGAACGTCAACTCGCCGAGTACGAGCGCGAGTCGATGGGCCTCCGTGCGCAGCTCCGGCCGCCCGGCGGCCCAGTCGAGCGCGACACGGGCCTCCTCAGCCGCCTGCTGCGCCGGCGCCCAGCGCACGTGCCGCGCACGGACGACCTCCTCTTCGCCCGCTGCGGCGAGGTGCTCCGCCCCGTACTGGCGGATGGTCTCCAGGGCCTGGTAGCGCGTGCCGGACCCCGAGTGGGTCACGGTGAGCAGGCTCTGCTCCGCGAGCCGGGCGAGACCGTCGGCCACGTCGGCCACGTCGGCCACGTTGGCCACGTCGGCCACGTCGGACGCGGCGACCTCGGCCGCCGCCTCCGCCGTGAACGGCAGGACGAACACCGAGACCCTCCGCAGCAGCGTCCGGTCCGCGGGGCTGAGCAGCTCGTGGCTCCAGTCGAGGACCGCCCGCACCGAGCGGTGCCGCTCGCCGACGCGCGGCCCGCCCGCGAGGATGCGCAGCGGGGCGGCGAGACCGGCCGAGAGGCCGTCCAGACCGAGGGTGGGCAGCCGGGCCGCGGCCAGTTCGATCGCCAGGGCCATGCCGTCGAGCCGCTCGCACAGCGCGGTGACCTCCTGCCGGAGCGCCGGATCGGGACCGTGGCCGGCGGCCGTCGCCCGCGCCATGAACAGGGCCACCGCGTCCGAACCGGCGCCGCCCTCCCGGGAGAGCGGCGGGACCGAGGTCACCGACTCGAAGGGGACCATCAGCCGGGCCCGGCTCGTGGCCAGCACCCGGACTCCCGGGCAGGCACCCAACAGACGCTCCAGGAACGGCGCGACGCCGTCACGGACATGCTCGCAGTTGTCGAGGACCAGCAGCGCCGTGCGGTCCGCGAGGGCGGCGAGCAGGGTGTCC from Streptomyces fradiae includes:
- a CDS encoding iron chaperone, translated to MTSTTNSTTTTAYEGFTAEERAAMKDHARETKAAAARRGSKAEKAAQAVADVLAKIAEMSDTDRAMAERIHAVVTATAPGLTPKLWYGMPAYADEAGKIVCFFQSAEKFKARYATLGFSDQARLDDGPMWAAGYALTEVTPEVEERIAALVTRAVGTA
- a CDS encoding LuxR C-terminal-related transcriptional regulator; the encoded protein is MSTPLISAREAEVLALLGEHLSNAEIAERLFISVRTVESHVSSLLRKWELPDRRALSRRAARTTVPGRAPALPAPLTSFVGRARERAELAAAVRAHRQVTAVGPGGVGKTRLALAVAEAEAAGGGFADGVWFVDLVPVTDPARIPAAVAAALGVGEQPGRGIEDTLLAALADRTALLVLDNCEHVRDGVAPFLERLLGACPGVRVLATSRARLMVPFESVTSVPPLSREGGAGSDAVALFMARATAAGHGPDPALRQEVTALCERLDGMALAIELAAARLPTLGLDGLSAGLAAPLRILAGGPRVGERHRSVRAVLDWSHELLSPADRTLLRRVSVFVLPFTAEAAAEVAASDVADVANVADVADVADGLARLAEQSLLTVTHSGSGTRYQALETIRQYGAEHLAAAGEEEVVRARHVRWAPAQQAAEEARVALDWAAGRPELRTEAHRLALVLGELTFNRQLLSESQERYEQAAGLGGDADAVLALREAAEVAGCRRSGEDMFRLYRAAARAALRAGDEVGAGRALAAAATVAYRYSSTFARLPEAAEVTGLLMEARRLAGAGDPGGDAAVALAEAAVTADAYGAVQGDAENSAVETVAYAERAVALARAAGDPVAESAALDALSGAWSWAGDPFGAAAAARRRIELLAPLPPSPAPTHERLDALAMAAGNALGVGDLVRARRWSAQLAAHPLLSEAGHHATSWLLVTEALAGRADAVLQGADRFRTAWERSGRQRSFVLGPAAAAVAMVHGLRGDDAARAAWLGIADQAGPVLDHRHGFGAVFDATVLLHDGDPEAALDRLAPEPEEVWKWVCWVWLHGYVALRAEASVLAGRPEAPARIAAARRLVAGNPLATAQVDRAEALLTGDRDRLLATAGAFEAAHCPYQAARSLLLAGGGRAPEGTAALAALGIVPAARGQAVPTARVTRAAIRSSTSGVTSVRA